The genomic stretch AAATACTGTATAAGCTTTCATTAACTGCATAAATGTTGTTGTTATGCCTTGACCGTATGAGTCTGTAGCTTTAAATACATTATCTTCACCATCACGATCTCCTGCTGAATATTGTTTTAAACTATGTATTAGTCCTTTTCTTTCATAAGGTAAATCTATTCCAGTTTTTCTTGCAAGTCCAAACCTTTTATATCCTTCATAAAATTCTGGACCTGATAATCTTTGTGCTATTGTTAAGGTACCAATATTTGACGAATAAATTACAATATCTTTTAATGTTAGATAATGTTTTTTAAATTGATGGTCATCTCTAATTGTAAATCTTCCTAATTTATATCGACCTTTTGGGAACTTACCTTTTTTATTTGCTTTTCCTTTTGTATTATATGCAAAAAATAGTTCGTTTTCTTTGATTCTATTTTTATCTAATACAAGAGAAATTGAAAGAGGTTTTATAACTGAACCTGGTTCAAATTGGTATTCGATTGCATTTACATTTAATGATGGGATATCTTTTTGTCTGATTTTTTCTGGATTAAATCTATTTGAACTTGCTAATGTTAGTATATTACCAGTCTTATTATCTAATACAGATACTATTATTTCATCAGCTCCTAGTTTTTCTTTATATAAATCAAGTGTTAGTTCATTATTTTTTTGAAGTTTCAATGGTATATTTAATTTTAAAGTTGCACCATCAATTCTTTTTCTTATTAATGAATCTTTATCAAATGAAATATATGAAAGTACATCTCTATTACCTTTAAGTATTCCATCTTTTGATTGATTAAGTACTTTATTATAACTTTTCTCTAAACCTTTAATTCCTTTTACTTTTGTTGTACCACTTTTGGTTTCAAATTTAGAAATATAACCTATAACAGGTGTTAGTGTATCTTCGTATGAAAATAATCTTTTTTCTCCACTTTCTCGTATACTTAATCCTCTAAGTATTTTCCCACCTTTTACTTTTCTTGAGATAAATACATTTAATCGTCTTAATTTAAAAGCTAATTCTTTTAAGTTTTTTGCTGTTCTTGAATCTATATTATAAGATAGTACTAAGTTTCCAGGCTTATTCTTTACTTTTTGAAGTTTTTCATTTAACTTGTTATATGGAATATTACTATAAATTGAAAATAAGTGTAAAAATAATTCTTTTTTATCTTGAGCTAAATGTCTAGTATCTATTGAGGCTTTATAAAGCTTTTTTGAAGATGCAATTTTAAAATTATCTGAACTTACAATATCTCCACGAACTGATAATTCTTTTTTTTCACTTTTAAGTGTAGGCATATGTCTATATTCTGTAATAGTTCTAAATACTGAAAAGACAAGTATTAATAGAAATAAAAAAATAATAGCAAATAATATTGCAATTTTTTTTGTTTTATTAATTTTTTCGATTTTATTTGAAGGCATCTTTATCCATAATATTATATAATAAGATATGTATTTTAACAAAAATAAGATTAAAGCAATAAAAAATAATTTATATTGTCAAAAAGCTGATTATACTTTATTGATATTAGTCTCTCTATTAATTTCCTTAAGTGTGATATTCTCGTACTCGCTTAGTATTTATACTGTTCAATTTTATGGATATGATCAATTTCATTTTTTTATTAGACAAGCTATGGTTGCTATTGTTGCCATACTAATAATGTGGACTTTTTCACTTTTTGATCCAGATAAACTAGTTGGAAAAGTAGGAATGACTTTATTTTTCTTATTTTTCTTTTTAATGGCTATTATGCCAGCTCTTCCAAGTTCTATGGTAACAGCATCTGGAGGTGCTAATAGGTGGATAAGATTACCAGGTTTTTCATTAGCTCCTGTAGAATTTTTTAAAATAGGTTTTATATATTTTTTATCTTGGTCTTTTCATAGAAAAGTTATGGACCAGCCAAAGAAAATTGGTTTAAAAAAAGAATCACTACTTTTAGCACCATATTTTTTAACATTTTTAGCTGTAGTTTTCATAGTTGCTTTTATGCAAAAAGATTTGGGACAGGTAGTGCTTTTAGGTATTATTTTAATAATATTACTTATCTTTGCAAATAGATCTTTTAAAATATTTTTAGTATTAGGTGCAGGAGCACTCATAGGTTTAGTTGGATTAATACTTGCTGCTCCTCATAGAATTCAAAGAATTTATTCTTGGTGGGCAATGGTTCAAGATGGAATATTATCATTTCTTCCTTCTTGGGCTGGGCAGTATTTAAGAATTGATGAGTTACCTGAACCGTATCAAGTTTCTCACTCTTTAAATGCAATGCATAATGGAAGTTTTTTAGGACAGGGTATTTCTAATGGTGATATTAAAGTTGGTTTCCTATCTGAAGTTCATACAGATTTCGTTTTAGCTGGAATTACAGAAGAAATAGGATTATTAGGCTTAATTTGTATTGTAGGAATTGTATTTAGCATTATTTGGAGAATATTTAGAATTAGTATTAGAGTTTCAAATCCTATATATCACCTTTTTAGTCTAGGGATTGCATTAATGATTATAATTGCTTTTTTAATAAATTCTTATGGAATATCTGGAATGATACCAATTAAAGGGATTGCTGTACCTTTGCTTTCTTATGGGGGATCATCTATGTTATCTATGTCCATTGCAATCGGTTTAGTTTTATCAATAAGTAGAGTTGTTCCTAGTGAAAGTAAAAAAATAAAAGATAAAGAGGTTTAGAATGAATGGAAGTGTTGTTATAACAGGAGGAGGTACTGGTGGCCATTTAAAAGTTGCTGATGCCTTTGTTGATGAATTTAATAAAAGGGGGATTCCTGTGATTTTTATAGGATCTTCTAATGGACAAGATAGACAATGGTTTGAAAATGATAAAAGATTTAAAGCTACATATTTTTTAGATACTAAAGGGGTAGTTAATAAAAATGGTTTCGGAAAACTTATATCTTTGTTTAATATAATATCAAAAACAAGTTATTGCTTAGGATTATTCTCAAAATATAATGTAAAGACAGTAATCTCTGTTGGAGGATTTTCAGCTGCAGCTGCGACTTTTGCATCAATTATAAAACTTGGATGTAAACTTTATATTCATGAACAAAATTCTGTAATGGGTACTTTAAATAAAGTTACTTCAAGATTTGCAACAGAACTCTTTTCTTCATTTGAAAAAAAATCTAAAATAAAAGATTATCCCGTATCTGAAGAGTTTTTTCAATTAGGAAGAATTAGAGATAAGGTTAAAACAATAGCTTTTTTTGGAGGTTCTCAAGGAGCGCTTGTAATTAATGATTTTGCTTTAAAACTTGCACCAAAACTAAATAAAATGGGTATTAATATAATTCATCAAACGGGTAAAAATGATTTTTCTAGAGTTAAAGAAGAATATAAAAAACTCAATATTAAAGCTGATATTTTTGATTTTTCTAAAGAGATTCCCAAAAAAATGGAAAAAGCAGATTTTGCAGTTAGCAGGGCAGGGGCTTCAACTTTATGGGAGCTTTGTGCAAACTGTTTACCAACTTTTTTTATTCCTTATAAGCATGCAGCAGCAGATCATCAGTATTATAATGCAAAAGATTTAGAAAATAGAGGTTTATGTTTTTTACAAAGAGAAGAAGATTTAAATGAAGAAGATTTTTTCAATGCAATAAATAGTGATATTCACGATATGAGTAAAAAATTAACTTCTTCAATTAATTCAAATGCTGTTTCTTTAATATGTAATATTATAGTTCAAAATAATAAGAAGTAATATTCCAAATAAAATTCTATAAATTCCAAAGGCAACAAAAGTAAAAGTTTCAAGAAATTTTAGAAATAATTTAATAGTAATAAATGCAACAATAAAAGATATGATAAATCCAACGGCAAGATTTACAATATGTACATCAGAGAATAGTTCTTTATAATGCTTCATTAAATCATAAGCAGTTGTAGCACACATAACAGGAAAAGCTAAGAGAAATGAAAACTCTGCACTAGCTTTTCTATTAAGTCCTACTAACATAGCTCCAATAATACTAGAACCTGCTCTTGAAGTTCCAGGTATTAAAGCAAATATTTGAGCTAATCCAATCCAAATTGCTTGCTTGTAAGTTACATCTTCAACATCTAAGGTATGAGTTTTTTTTTCATTATAAAACTTTTCTACAATTAAAAATATAATTCCACCTATAATAAACATATATGCAACTATTTCAATTGAAAACATTGCTTTTACATCTTTTGCAAATAAAAATCCAATACCTGCAATAGGTAAAAAAGCAATAAATACCTTTGTCCATAAACTAATATGTTTAAATGTAAATTTAGAGGGATAGTTTAATATTACAGCTAGAATTGCTGCAAATTGTATAATCACCTCAAAAGCTTTATTGATACTAGTTTGCTCAATTCCTAAGAATTCACTAGCAACTATTAAATGTCCTGTTGATGATATTGGAAGAAATTCTGTAACTCCTTCAATTATTCCTAAGATTATAGTATCGAATATTGTCATATATTATTTTCCCTATTTTGTTAATTTTAAAAAAAGTTTTAAACTTCTTTTTTCTTTTATTCCAATATTATAATCAATTTTTTTTAGATAATCTAAAATATCTTTATTTGATATTCCTGTTCTTTTAGAATATTGATTTAATATGTATGTTGGTATTTTTATATGATTTTTATTAAATTTCTTAGTAAGTTTAGTGAGTTCTTTTTTATTAGAAGAATAACATAAAACTGCAAATACAAAAGGTAGCTTATATTTATC from Poseidonibacter antarcticus encodes the following:
- a CDS encoding FtsW/RodA/SpoVE family cell cycle protein, whose product is MYFNKNKIKAIKNNLYCQKADYTLLILVSLLISLSVIFSYSLSIYTVQFYGYDQFHFFIRQAMVAIVAILIMWTFSLFDPDKLVGKVGMTLFFLFFFLMAIMPALPSSMVTASGGANRWIRLPGFSLAPVEFFKIGFIYFLSWSFHRKVMDQPKKIGLKKESLLLAPYFLTFLAVVFIVAFMQKDLGQVVLLGIILIILLIFANRSFKIFLVLGAGALIGLVGLILAAPHRIQRIYSWWAMVQDGILSFLPSWAGQYLRIDELPEPYQVSHSLNAMHNGSFLGQGISNGDIKVGFLSEVHTDFVLAGITEEIGLLGLICIVGIVFSIIWRIFRISIRVSNPIYHLFSLGIALMIIIAFLINSYGISGMIPIKGIAVPLLSYGGSSMLSMSIAIGLVLSISRVVPSESKKIKDKEV
- a CDS encoding undecaprenyl-diphosphate phosphatase, producing the protein MTIFDTIILGIIEGVTEFLPISSTGHLIVASEFLGIEQTSINKAFEVIIQFAAILAVILNYPSKFTFKHISLWTKVFIAFLPIAGIGFLFAKDVKAMFSIEIVAYMFIIGGIIFLIVEKFYNEKKTHTLDVEDVTYKQAIWIGLAQIFALIPGTSRAGSSIIGAMLVGLNRKASAEFSFLLAFPVMCATTAYDLMKHYKELFSDVHIVNLAVGFIISFIVAFITIKLFLKFLETFTFVAFGIYRILFGILLLIILNYNITY
- a CDS encoding UDP-N-acetylglucosamine--N-acetylmuramyl-(pentapeptide) pyrophosphoryl-undecaprenol N-acetylglucosamine transferase encodes the protein MNGSVVITGGGTGGHLKVADAFVDEFNKRGIPVIFIGSSNGQDRQWFENDKRFKATYFLDTKGVVNKNGFGKLISLFNIISKTSYCLGLFSKYNVKTVISVGGFSAAAATFASIIKLGCKLYIHEQNSVMGTLNKVTSRFATELFSSFEKKSKIKDYPVSEEFFQLGRIRDKVKTIAFFGGSQGALVINDFALKLAPKLNKMGINIIHQTGKNDFSRVKEEYKKLNIKADIFDFSKEIPKKMEKADFAVSRAGASTLWELCANCLPTFFIPYKHAAADHQYYNAKDLENRGLCFLQREEDLNEEDFFNAINSDIHDMSKKLTSSINSNAVSLICNIIVQNNKK
- a CDS encoding peptidoglycan D,D-transpeptidase FtsI family protein, with amino-acid sequence MPSNKIEKINKTKKIAILFAIIFLFLLILVFSVFRTITEYRHMPTLKSEKKELSVRGDIVSSDNFKIASSKKLYKASIDTRHLAQDKKELFLHLFSIYSNIPYNKLNEKLQKVKNKPGNLVLSYNIDSRTAKNLKELAFKLRRLNVFISRKVKGGKILRGLSIRESGEKRLFSYEDTLTPVIGYISKFETKSGTTKVKGIKGLEKSYNKVLNQSKDGILKGNRDVLSYISFDKDSLIRKRIDGATLKLNIPLKLQKNNELTLDLYKEKLGADEIIVSVLDNKTGNILTLASSNRFNPEKIRQKDIPSLNVNAIEYQFEPGSVIKPLSISLVLDKNRIKENELFFAYNTKGKANKKGKFPKGRYKLGRFTIRDDHQFKKHYLTLKDIVIYSSNIGTLTIAQRLSGPEFYEGYKRFGLARKTGIDLPYERKGLIHSLKQYSAGDRDGEDNVFKATDSYGQGITTTFMQLMKAYTVFNNDGYMRTPRIVSYLYHDDNKYKAYDNEPEKVISKETALKMKELLVQTVNEGTGKAAKMDGLEIGGKTGTAQIARKGRYLRKYISSFFGFVNDGKNSYTIGVTVMNPISRGKYWYYYYASWSAVPVFKEITKNLIKLNYLTPKNDIIPENK